Proteins from a genomic interval of Streptomyces sp. NBC_00820:
- a CDS encoding ABC transporter substrate-binding protein, producing the protein MRTQSRRTPRVLLAAAAAGTLATPLLTGCAGAGGAGGSGSSAHSINVLMVNNPQMVELQKLTAAHFTKETGIKVNFTVLPENDVRDKISQDFANQAGQYDIATLSNYEIPIYAKNGWLHSVDSYVKSDTAFDQQDILAPMRQALTGADGKLYGEPFYGESSFLMYRKDVLEKKGLTMPAHPTWKQVADLAAKTDGAESGMKGICLRGLPGWGEVIAPLTTVVNTFGGTWFDKDWKARVDSPEFKKAVQFYVDLVRKHGESGAAQSGYAECLNNMTQGKTAMWYDATAGAGSLEAAGSPVKGKIGYVPAPVDRTESSGWLYTWAWGVQKASKHPDDAWKFISWASGKGYENLVGKTSGWSDVPAGKRASTYDIPQYTKEAGAFADVTRDAIAGARPQDPGVQPRPAPGIQFVGIPEFTDLGTKVAQEISSAIAGRQSVDSALKKSQQYAEAVGKKYEGS; encoded by the coding sequence TCCTGATGGTGAACAACCCGCAGATGGTGGAGCTCCAGAAGCTCACCGCCGCCCACTTCACCAAGGAGACCGGCATCAAGGTGAACTTCACCGTGCTGCCGGAAAACGATGTCAGGGACAAGATCAGCCAGGACTTCGCCAACCAGGCGGGCCAGTACGACATCGCCACGCTCAGCAACTACGAGATCCCGATCTACGCCAAGAACGGCTGGCTCCACTCCGTCGACTCCTACGTCAAGAGCGACACCGCCTTCGACCAGCAGGACATCCTCGCCCCGATGCGGCAGGCGCTGACCGGAGCGGACGGCAAGCTCTACGGCGAGCCCTTCTACGGCGAGTCCTCCTTCCTGATGTACCGCAAGGACGTCCTGGAGAAGAAGGGCCTGACCATGCCGGCCCACCCGACCTGGAAGCAGGTCGCCGACCTCGCCGCCAAGACGGACGGCGCCGAGTCCGGGATGAAGGGCATCTGCCTGCGCGGCCTGCCCGGCTGGGGCGAGGTGATCGCCCCGCTGACCACGGTCGTCAACACCTTCGGCGGCACCTGGTTCGACAAGGACTGGAAGGCGCGCGTGGACTCCCCGGAGTTCAAGAAGGCCGTCCAGTTCTACGTCGACCTGGTCCGCAAGCACGGCGAGTCCGGTGCCGCGCAGTCCGGCTACGCCGAGTGCCTGAACAACATGACCCAGGGCAAGACGGCCATGTGGTACGACGCCACGGCGGGCGCGGGCTCGCTGGAGGCCGCCGGTTCCCCGGTCAAGGGAAAGATCGGCTACGTGCCGGCCCCGGTCGACAGGACCGAGAGCTCCGGCTGGCTCTACACCTGGGCCTGGGGCGTCCAGAAGGCGTCCAAGCACCCCGACGACGCCTGGAAGTTCATCTCGTGGGCGTCCGGCAAGGGCTACGAGAACCTCGTCGGGAAGACGTCGGGCTGGTCCGACGTGCCCGCGGGCAAGCGCGCGTCGACCTATGACATACCGCAGTACACCAAGGAGGCGGGCGCCTTCGCGGACGTCACCCGGGACGCCATCGCGGGCGCCAGGCCGCAGGACCCGGGCGTGCAGCCCCGGCCCGCGCCCGGCATCCAGTTCGTCGGCATCCCCGAGTTCACCGACCTGGGCACCAAGGTCGCCCAGGAGATCAGCAGCGCGATCGCCGGCCGTCAGTCCGTGGACAGCGCGCTGAAGAAGTCGCAGCAGTACGCCGAGGCCGTCGGCAAGAAGTACGAGGGATCATGA
- a CDS encoding carbohydrate ABC transporter permease, with translation MTVTTSAPVAAATARPAARPSNRMRAWVTRAPLLPALIFMIAVTQLPFVATLVISFFKWNALYPDDRHFTGLSNYADVISTPELRQSVWTTVLLTASVVLACMLLGLVLALLLDRRFRGRGVVRTMLIAPFLLVPVAAALLWKHVLFNPEYGLFNGVLHWLGGSGAPQPDWISEMPLTAVAASLVWQWTPFMMLILLAGLQSRDPELIEAARMDGAGDWQVFVHITLPHLRRYLELGVLLGSIYIVQNFDAVFTITSGGLGTANLPYTVYQTFYQAHENGLASAAGVLVVIGSIVIATFALRVVSSLFREEAPRA, from the coding sequence ATGACCGTGACGACATCGGCCCCGGTCGCCGCCGCCACCGCGCGGCCGGCGGCCCGGCCCTCGAACCGCATGCGCGCCTGGGTCACCCGGGCCCCGCTGCTGCCCGCGCTGATCTTCATGATCGCCGTGACCCAGCTGCCGTTCGTGGCGACCCTGGTGATCTCGTTCTTCAAGTGGAACGCGCTCTACCCGGACGACCGCCACTTCACCGGCCTGTCCAACTACGCCGACGTGATCAGCACCCCCGAGCTGCGCCAGTCGGTGTGGACGACCGTCCTGCTGACCGCCTCCGTGGTGCTGGCCTGCATGCTGCTCGGACTGGTGCTGGCGCTGCTCCTCGACCGCCGCTTCCGCGGCCGGGGCGTCGTGCGCACCATGCTCATCGCCCCCTTCCTGCTGGTGCCGGTCGCCGCCGCCCTGCTCTGGAAGCACGTGCTGTTCAACCCCGAGTACGGCCTCTTCAACGGCGTACTGCACTGGCTCGGGGGAAGCGGGGCGCCGCAGCCGGACTGGATCTCCGAGATGCCGCTGACGGCGGTCGCCGCCTCGCTGGTGTGGCAGTGGACGCCGTTCATGATGCTGATCCTGCTGGCCGGGCTGCAGAGCCGCGACCCGGAACTGATCGAGGCAGCCCGGATGGACGGCGCGGGCGACTGGCAGGTGTTCGTCCACATCACCCTGCCGCACCTGCGGCGCTACCTCGAACTGGGCGTGCTGCTGGGTTCGATCTACATCGTGCAGAACTTCGACGCCGTGTTCACGATCACCTCCGGTGGTCTGGGCACCGCGAACCTGCCGTACACCGTCTACCAGACCTTCTACCAGGCGCACGAGAACGGTCTCGCCTCCGCCGCCGGTGTCCTCGTCGTCATCGGTTCGATCGTCATCGCGACCTTCGCCCTGCGCGTCGTGTCGTCCCTGTTCCGTGAGGAGGCCCCCCGCGCATGA
- a CDS encoding carbohydrate ABC transporter permease, with the protein MTTSVTAPARGHAPRPSRSGPGLKGAVLSVAAWLAGILFVLPLLWMALTSFHSEADAATNPPSLTAPLTLDSYREFFGLGGGASPWPSLINSTTASVASTVLTLLLALPAAYALSIRPVKKWTDVLFFFLSTKMLPAVAGLLPIYLFAKDAGLLDNVWALVVLYTSMNLPIAVWMMQSFLAEVPIAIIEAAQIDGARLPTVLGRVVAPIALPGIAATALICFIFSWNELLFARVLTGVVAETAPVFLTGFITSQGLFLAKVCAASLVISLPVLAAGFTAQDKLVQGLSLGAVK; encoded by the coding sequence ATGACGACCTCCGTCACCGCTCCCGCGCGCGGTCACGCGCCGCGGCCGAGCCGCTCCGGCCCCGGTCTGAAGGGCGCCGTCCTGTCGGTGGCCGCCTGGCTGGCCGGCATCCTGTTCGTCCTGCCCCTGCTCTGGATGGCGCTGACGTCCTTCCACTCCGAGGCGGACGCGGCGACCAACCCGCCCTCCCTCACCGCCCCGCTCACCCTGGACAGCTACCGCGAGTTCTTCGGCCTGGGCGGCGGCGCGAGCCCCTGGCCCTCGCTGATCAACTCGACCACGGCGTCTGTGGCCTCCACGGTGCTGACCCTGCTCCTGGCGCTGCCGGCCGCGTACGCGCTGTCCATCCGGCCGGTGAAGAAGTGGACCGACGTCCTGTTCTTCTTCCTGTCCACCAAGATGCTGCCGGCCGTGGCGGGCCTGCTGCCGATCTACCTCTTCGCCAAGGACGCCGGGCTGCTGGACAACGTCTGGGCCCTGGTCGTGCTCTACACCTCGATGAACCTGCCGATCGCGGTGTGGATGATGCAGTCCTTCCTCGCCGAGGTGCCGATCGCGATCATCGAGGCGGCGCAGATCGACGGTGCCAGGCTGCCCACGGTCCTCGGCCGGGTGGTGGCGCCGATCGCCCTTCCGGGCATCGCCGCGACGGCCCTGATCTGCTTCATCTTCAGCTGGAACGAGCTGCTGTTCGCCCGGGTCCTGACGGGTGTCGTCGCCGAGACCGCCCCCGTCTTCCTGACCGGCTTCATCACCAGCCAGGGCCTGTTCCTGGCCAAGGTGTGCGCCGCGTCGCTCGTCATCTCCCTGCCGGTGCTCGCCGCGGGGTTCACCGCCCAGGACAAGCTGGTCCAGGGTCTGTCGCTTGGAGCCGTGAAATGA
- a CDS encoding zinc-dependent alcohol dehydrogenase family protein, translating to MKAAVIESVGRAVVTEVPDPTPGPREVVVEVAACGLCGTDLHILQGEFAPKLPIVPGHEFAGEVVGVGTQVTEVAVGDRVAVDPSLYCYECRFCRDGHNNMCERWAAIGVTTAGGAAQFAVAPVANCVKLPEHVRTEDAALIEPLSCAVRGYDVLNSRLGANVLIYGSGTMGLMMLELAKRTGAANVDVVDLNPARLETARRLGVSGSAANADELERPRGWDVVIDATGNAAAIQDGLGRVAKAGTFLQFGVADYATRVTIDPYRIYNQEITITGSMAVLHSFERAADLFAGGVLDPDVFISDRVPLEQYPQALEQFAAGVGRKIVVVP from the coding sequence ATGAAGGCCGCCGTCATCGAGTCCGTGGGCCGTGCCGTCGTCACCGAGGTCCCGGACCCGACACCCGGCCCGCGCGAGGTCGTCGTCGAGGTGGCCGCCTGCGGCCTGTGCGGCACCGACCTGCACATCCTCCAGGGCGAGTTCGCCCCGAAGCTGCCGATCGTCCCCGGGCACGAGTTCGCGGGCGAGGTGGTCGGCGTCGGCACCCAGGTCACCGAGGTCGCGGTCGGCGACCGGGTCGCCGTGGACCCCTCCCTGTACTGCTACGAGTGCCGCTTCTGCCGTGACGGCCACAACAACATGTGCGAGCGGTGGGCCGCGATCGGTGTGACCACGGCCGGCGGCGCGGCCCAGTTCGCGGTGGCCCCCGTGGCGAACTGCGTGAAGCTGCCCGAGCACGTGCGCACCGAGGACGCGGCCCTCATCGAGCCGCTGTCCTGCGCGGTACGCGGGTACGACGTCCTCAACTCCCGGCTCGGTGCCAACGTCCTGATCTACGGCTCCGGGACCATGGGCCTGATGATGCTGGAGCTGGCCAAGCGCACGGGCGCGGCGAACGTGGACGTGGTCGACCTGAACCCGGCGCGTCTGGAGACCGCCCGGCGGCTCGGCGTCTCCGGCTCCGCGGCGAACGCGGACGAGCTGGAGCGCCCGCGGGGCTGGGACGTCGTCATCGACGCGACCGGCAACGCGGCGGCCATCCAGGACGGCCTGGGCCGGGTTGCCAAGGCGGGCACGTTCCTGCAGTTCGGGGTGGCCGACTACGCGACGCGGGTCACGATCGACCCGTACCGCATCTACAACCAGGAGATCACCATCACCGGCTCCATGGCGGTGCTGCACAGCTTCGAGCGGGCGGCCGACCTGTTCGCGGGCGGGGTGCTCGACCCGGACGTGTTCATCAGCGACCGCGTTCCGCTGGAGCAGTACCCGCAGGCGCTGGAGCAGTTCGCGGCGGGGGTGGGACGCAAGATCGTCGTGGTGCCCTGA
- a CDS encoding TerD family protein: MTPGSNTPLPVARVTVDVAAPVRLDVSGLLLTADGKVRSDDDFIFYNQPTGPGVTYRSGGGTAPDAITIDTAAVPPDIEKIVVTASPDAAGRTFQGVEPTATVRDTDGGTVLATFTPPQLGTETALVVVEIYRRGGQWKVRAVGQGYAEGLAGIATDFGVSVEEPAAASAAPPQQPVAPPPPPAPPAVQSPVAPQVPAAPPAPATPPPPAPGAGKINLDKGRVSLRKNQTVSLVKGGSPLLSQVRMGLGWEPAFRGKDIDLDASVIAYGPQRNHIDSCYFGKLTILNGAIRHSGDNLTGEGGGDDEVITVDLGRIPQEVTGLVFTVNSFSGQKFTEVAKAYCRLMDAATGEELVRFDLTGAEPQTGVLMAKLVRQFSGEWDMTAMGDFVKARTVRNMAEPGARAL, translated from the coding sequence ATGACCCCTGGCTCGAACACCCCTCTGCCGGTCGCCCGGGTGACGGTGGACGTCGCCGCCCCGGTGCGGCTCGACGTGTCGGGCCTGCTGCTCACCGCCGACGGCAAGGTGCGCTCCGACGACGACTTCATCTTCTACAACCAGCCCACGGGACCGGGTGTGACGTACCGGTCCGGCGGGGGCACCGCGCCCGACGCGATCACGATCGACACGGCCGCCGTGCCACCGGACATCGAGAAGATCGTGGTCACGGCCAGCCCGGACGCGGCGGGCCGGACCTTCCAGGGCGTCGAGCCGACGGCCACCGTCCGCGACACGGACGGTGGCACGGTGCTGGCCACGTTCACCCCGCCGCAGCTCGGCACCGAGACCGCGCTGGTGGTCGTCGAGATCTACCGGCGCGGCGGCCAGTGGAAGGTCCGCGCGGTCGGCCAGGGGTACGCCGAGGGACTCGCCGGCATCGCGACCGACTTCGGCGTGTCGGTGGAGGAGCCGGCCGCCGCCTCGGCGGCCCCGCCGCAGCAGCCGGTCGCGCCGCCTCCGCCGCCCGCGCCCCCCGCCGTACAGTCGCCGGTGGCCCCGCAGGTCCCGGCCGCTCCCCCGGCCCCGGCCACTCCGCCGCCCCCGGCGCCCGGCGCCGGGAAGATCAACCTCGACAAGGGCCGCGTCAGCCTCCGGAAGAACCAGACCGTGTCCCTCGTCAAGGGTGGCAGCCCGCTGCTCTCCCAGGTCAGGATGGGCCTCGGCTGGGAGCCCGCGTTCCGCGGCAAGGACATCGACCTGGACGCCTCGGTCATCGCCTACGGCCCGCAGCGCAACCACATCGACAGCTGCTACTTCGGCAAGCTGACGATCCTGAACGGCGCGATCAGGCACTCCGGCGACAACCTCACCGGTGAGGGCGGGGGCGACGACGAGGTGATCACGGTCGACCTCGGCCGGATCCCCCAGGAGGTCACCGGCCTGGTCTTCACGGTCAACTCCTTCTCCGGCCAGAAGTTCACCGAGGTCGCCAAGGCCTACTGCCGCCTGATGGACGCCGCCACCGGCGAGGAACTGGTCCGCTTCGACCTCACCGGCGCCGAGCCCCAGACCGGCGTGCTGATGGCCAAGCTCGTCCGCCAGTTCTCCGGCGAGTGGGACATGACGGCGATGGGCGACTTCGTGAAGGCGCGCACGGTACGGAACATGGCGGAGCCGGGAGCCAGGGCCCTGTAG